From Asterias rubens chromosome 6, eAstRub1.3, whole genome shotgun sequence, one genomic window encodes:
- the LOC117291499 gene encoding acyl-CoA 6-desaturase-like — translation MGKGGNRSELQQTGEEVPSDLETISWDEVSKHNGLLTEDRSKWLVIDGQVYDITSWSMKHPGGRRLLSHYAGQDASEPFTAFHPDSQKVKKYLKALTVVGKVEQREARKDIESDFSKLRTTAQQMELFKPKLTFYWIMAIHIILMDLFAYLNMLYFGVGWITFAVAAILASTAQVQAGWLQHDLGHLSVSKSRKVNRALHAMTMGCLKGASGNWWNHMHYQHHAKPNVMKKDPDVRLEALFVVGENMPKKIAEEGKSVMPYNHQHKYFFIIGPPLLFPVYFQFMTFYFCITRREWMDLFLMMTFYVRFFIWYIPLLGIFKAVLLFEVMRVCESIWFTWVAQSNHIPMNIEEDTGKPWLQLQLSATCNIVQSAFNDWFTGHLNFQIEHHLFPTMPRHNLHRIAPMARSLCKKHGVDYQLKTLGSALIDIVTSLEKSGKIWFDAYYSLRHDL, via the exons ATGGGGAAAGGGGGCAACCGTTCAGAGCTCCAGCAGACCGGGGAGGAAGTCCCGTCTGACCTGGAGACAATCTCGTGGGATGAAGTGAGCAAACACAACGGCCTGCTGACGGAGGATCGTAGTAAATGGCTGGTGATCGACGGACAAGTTTACGACATCACATCCTGGTCAATGAAACACCCCGGTGGTCGGAGACTTTTGTCCCACTACGCTGGACAAGATGCCtcg GAGCCGTTTACTGCATTTCATCCAGACAGCCAGAAGGTCAAGAAGTACCTCAAAGCCCTGACTGTGGTCGGAAAGGTGGAGCAGAGAGAAGCGAGAAAGGACATTGAATCCGATTTCAGCAAACTCAGAACAACCGCTCAGCAAATG GAGCTCTTCAAGCCAAAGCTCACCTTTTACTGGATCATGGCCATTCACATTATTTTGATGGATTTATTtgcgtatctcaacatgctATACTTTGGAGTAGGCTGGATTACCTTCGCTGTTGCAGCTATACTTGCATCTACAGCTCAG GTTCAAGCTGGCTGGCTACAGCATGACTTGGGCCATTTGTCTGTATCCAAAAGTCGTAAAGTCAACCGAGCTCTGCACGCAATGACAATGGGATGCTTAAAG GGTGCTTCTGGAAACTGGTGGAACCATATGCACTACCAGCATCACGCTAAGCCAAATGTG ATGAAAAAAGATCCTGATGTGAGACTAGAAGCCCTCTTTGTTGTGGGCGAGAACATGCCAAAGAAAATCGCAGAGGAAGGGAAATCTGTCATGCCTTACAATCACCAACACAAGTATTTCTTTATCA TTGGCCCACCACTTCTTTTCCCGGTCTACTTCCAAtttatgactttttatttttgtatcacACGCAGGGAATGGATG GATCTGTTTTTGATGATGACCTTCTATGTGCGTTTCTTCATATGGTATATTCCCCTGCTAGGAATCTTCAAGGCAGTTCTACTCTTTGAAGTCATGAG GGTTTGTGAGAGCATATGGTTTACGTGGGTGGCTCAGTCCAACCATATACCCATGAACATCGAGGAAGATACTGGGAAACCATGGTTACAACTTCAG TTGAGTGCGACATGCAATATCGTTCAGTCTGCCTTCAATGATTGGTTTACAGGTCATCTGAATTTCCAGATCGAACACCA CCTGTTCCCCACGATGCCAAGACACAATCTACACCGCATCGCTCCGATGGCCAGGTCCCTCTGCAAGAAACACGGCGTCGACTACCAACTCAAGACACTTGGCTCGGCACTCATAGACATTGTAAC GTCACTGGAGAAATCTGGCAAGATCTGGTTTGACGCCTACTACAGCCTCAGACACGACCTTTGA
- the LOC117291785 gene encoding cyclin-Y-like protein 1 isoform X2 encodes MGNCLDCKTSDGQDKTRRTNNIQRPQHNDTSYKAVKKDSLKLEVNESFPNLQHISDREQFVEEDTDDPSLHPRISTLFMSKSQTLVVRERRKQHQMQLLTARAANHRRSKGLTKSSSCSTIYIDDSTVTQPNLKSTIKCVALAVYYHIKNRESDRQMDIFDEKSHQLTKDPVPDDYFKVNPEHKHIYRFIRMLFNAAQLTSECAIVTLVYLERLLTYAEIDITPANWKRMVLGAILLASKVWDDQAVWNVDYCQILKDLTVDDMNELERQFLEMLQFNINVPSSVYAKYYFDLRALADAYEISFPSELLSKERAQTLEAISRLCDEKARDQTFQELKRSSSVDGIHLGPKFTAAIIS; translated from the exons ATGGGGAACTGCCTGGATTGCAAAACCAGTGACGGACAAGATAAGACTAGGCGGACAAATAACATCCAGCGACCGCAGCACAACGACACCAGCTACAAAGCGGTTAAGAAAGACAGTCTAAAGCTAGAGGTCAATGAATCCTTCCCAAACCTACAACATATCAGCGACAGGGAACAGTTTGTTGAAG aGGATACAGATGACCCGTCACTGCACCCAAGAATAAGTACTCTATTTATGTCTAAGTCACAAACATTGG TGGTCCGTGAAAGACGAAAACAGCACCAGATGCAGCTACTGACCGCCAGGGCAGCCAACCACAGAAGAAGCAAGGGACTAACCAAGTCTAGCTCCTGCTCAACGATATATATCGATGATAGCACCGTCACTCAGCCTAATCTCAAGTCAACCATAAAATG CGTTGCTTTAGCTGTTTACTATCACATAAAGAACAGGGAATCTGATCGACAGATGGATATATTTGACGAGAAATCACATCAACTCAcg AAAGATCCTGTGCCTGACGATTATTTCAAAGTGAATCCCGAACATAAACACATCTACAGATTTATCCGTATGTTGTTCAATGCAGCCCAGTTAACATCAGAGTGTGCTATTGTGACCTTA GTTTATTTAGAAAGACTATTAACATATGCTGAAATAGACATCACGCCAGCGAACTGGAAGCGAATGGTTCTTGGAGCAATACTCCTTGCCTCTAAGGTCTGGGATGACCAGGCCGTGTGGAACGTCGACTACTGTCAAATACTCAAGGACTTGACGGTAGACGATAT GAATGAACTGGAGAGGCAGTTCCTTGAGATGTTGCAGTTCAACATCAACGTTCCATCCAGCGTGTATGCTAAGTACTATTTTGACCTGCGTGCCCTGGCCGATGCTTATGAAATCTCATTTCCGTCAGAGTTACTTAGCAAGGAAAGAGCACAGACGTTAGAG gCAATCTCCAGGTTATGCGACGAGAAGGCGCGAGACCAAACGTTTCAGGAGCTCAAACGTTCCTCCAGCGTTGACGGCATTCACTTAGGGCCCAAATTCACTGCCGCTATCATCTCATGA
- the LOC117291785 gene encoding cyclin-Y-like protein 1 isoform X1 has product MGNCLDCKTSDGQDKTRRTNNIQRPQHNDTSYKAVKKDSLKLEVNESFPNLQHISDREQFVEEDTDDPSLHPRISTLFMSKSQTLEVVRERRKQHQMQLLTARAANHRRSKGLTKSSSCSTIYIDDSTVTQPNLKSTIKCVALAVYYHIKNRESDRQMDIFDEKSHQLTKDPVPDDYFKVNPEHKHIYRFIRMLFNAAQLTSECAIVTLVYLERLLTYAEIDITPANWKRMVLGAILLASKVWDDQAVWNVDYCQILKDLTVDDMNELERQFLEMLQFNINVPSSVYAKYYFDLRALADAYEISFPSELLSKERAQTLEAISRLCDEKARDQTFQELKRSSSVDGIHLGPKFTAAIIS; this is encoded by the exons ATGGGGAACTGCCTGGATTGCAAAACCAGTGACGGACAAGATAAGACTAGGCGGACAAATAACATCCAGCGACCGCAGCACAACGACACCAGCTACAAAGCGGTTAAGAAAGACAGTCTAAAGCTAGAGGTCAATGAATCCTTCCCAAACCTACAACATATCAGCGACAGGGAACAGTTTGTTGAAG aGGATACAGATGACCCGTCACTGCACCCAAGAATAAGTACTCTATTTATGTCTAAGTCACAAACATTGG AAGTGGTCCGTGAAAGACGAAAACAGCACCAGATGCAGCTACTGACCGCCAGGGCAGCCAACCACAGAAGAAGCAAGGGACTAACCAAGTCTAGCTCCTGCTCAACGATATATATCGATGATAGCACCGTCACTCAGCCTAATCTCAAGTCAACCATAAAATG CGTTGCTTTAGCTGTTTACTATCACATAAAGAACAGGGAATCTGATCGACAGATGGATATATTTGACGAGAAATCACATCAACTCAcg AAAGATCCTGTGCCTGACGATTATTTCAAAGTGAATCCCGAACATAAACACATCTACAGATTTATCCGTATGTTGTTCAATGCAGCCCAGTTAACATCAGAGTGTGCTATTGTGACCTTA GTTTATTTAGAAAGACTATTAACATATGCTGAAATAGACATCACGCCAGCGAACTGGAAGCGAATGGTTCTTGGAGCAATACTCCTTGCCTCTAAGGTCTGGGATGACCAGGCCGTGTGGAACGTCGACTACTGTCAAATACTCAAGGACTTGACGGTAGACGATAT GAATGAACTGGAGAGGCAGTTCCTTGAGATGTTGCAGTTCAACATCAACGTTCCATCCAGCGTGTATGCTAAGTACTATTTTGACCTGCGTGCCCTGGCCGATGCTTATGAAATCTCATTTCCGTCAGAGTTACTTAGCAAGGAAAGAGCACAGACGTTAGAG gCAATCTCCAGGTTATGCGACGAGAAGGCGCGAGACCAAACGTTTCAGGAGCTCAAACGTTCCTCCAGCGTTGACGGCATTCACTTAGGGCCCAAATTCACTGCCGCTATCATCTCATGA